The following are encoded together in the Blautia obeum ATCC 29174 genome:
- the ilvC gene encoding ketol-acid reductoisomerase: protein MANRIFYQEDCNLGLLDGKTIAIIGYGSQGHAHALNLKESGCNVIIGLYEGSKSWKRAEEQGFKVYTAAEAAKQADIIMILINDEKQADMYKKDIEPNLEEGNMLMFAHGFNIHFGCIVPPKNVDVTMIAPKAPGHTVRSEYQAGKGTPCLVAVEQDYTGKALDRALAYGLAIGGARAGLLETTFRTETETDLFGEQAVLCGGVVALMQAGFETLCEAGYDPRNAYFECIHEMKLIVDLIYQSGFKGMRYSISNTAEYGDYITGPKIVTAETKKAMKQILTDIQDGTFAKDFLLDMSDAGRQVHFKAMRKLASEHPSEKVGEEIRKLYSWNGEDKLINN from the coding sequence ATGGCAAACAGGATTTTTTACCAGGAAGACTGTAATTTAGGATTATTGGATGGTAAGACCATTGCAATTATCGGCTATGGCAGCCAGGGACACGCACATGCACTTAACTTAAAAGAATCAGGCTGCAATGTCATTATTGGTCTGTATGAAGGAAGTAAGTCCTGGAAGAGAGCCGAAGAGCAGGGCTTTAAAGTATATACAGCAGCAGAGGCTGCAAAACAGGCAGATATCATCATGATTCTGATCAATGATGAAAAACAGGCAGATATGTACAAAAAAGACATCGAGCCAAACCTTGAAGAGGGTAACATGCTGATGTTCGCTCATGGTTTCAACATTCATTTTGGATGTATCGTTCCACCAAAGAATGTAGATGTTACTATGATCGCACCAAAGGCACCAGGACATACAGTAAGAAGCGAATATCAGGCTGGAAAAGGAACTCCTTGTCTGGTTGCAGTAGAACAGGACTATACAGGAAAAGCGCTTGACAGAGCACTTGCATATGGTCTTGCTATTGGTGGAGCAAGAGCTGGTCTTCTTGAAACAACATTCCGTACAGAAACAGAAACAGACCTCTTCGGTGAGCAGGCAGTTCTCTGTGGTGGTGTTGTTGCACTTATGCAGGCTGGTTTCGAAACTCTTTGCGAAGCTGGATATGACCCGAGAAATGCATATTTCGAATGTATCCATGAAATGAAACTGATCGTAGACCTGATCTATCAGTCTGGATTCAAGGGAATGAGATACTCTATCTCCAACACAGCTGAATACGGTGACTACATCACAGGACCGAAGATCGTTACAGCAGAAACAAAGAAGGCAATGAAACAGATCCTGACAGATATCCAGGATGGTACATTTGCAAAAGACTTCCTGCTTGATATGTCTGACGCTGGAAGACAGGTTCACTTCAAAGCAATGAGAAAACTTGCTTCTGAACATCCGTCAGAAAAAGTTGGTGAAGAAATCCGTAAACTGTACAGCTGGAATGGCGAAGACAAACTGATCAACAACTAA
- a CDS encoding signal peptidase I — protein MRTAEKAGRIFFTLIGILGVMLLLLPQIGISVDSIMSGSMEPVLRTGGIVFTDTKERRPEIGDIVTYQVGETRVTHRVIRKEHKGYVTKGDANNREDPTVVTADQIIGKVIFSLPCLGYAAVFVRQRTIFGILTVMILQEMFFLLIQWKGERSRKSAERIYEK, from the coding sequence ATGAGAACGGCAGAAAAAGCCGGAAGAATTTTTTTTACACTGATCGGGATATTGGGTGTGATGTTGCTGCTTCTTCCACAGATTGGTATTTCTGTTGATTCGATCATGTCAGGGTCAATGGAGCCGGTACTGAGAACAGGAGGAATCGTTTTTACGGATACGAAGGAACGAAGACCGGAAATTGGTGATATTGTTACTTATCAGGTCGGTGAAACCAGAGTGACACACAGAGTGATCCGAAAAGAACACAAAGGATATGTAACAAAAGGTGATGCAAACAATAGGGAAGATCCGACGGTTGTGACTGCAGATCAGATTATAGGTAAAGTGATATTTTCGCTTCCCTGTCTTGGTTATGCAGCAGTATTTGTCAGACAGAGAACGATATTTGGAATACTGACAGTCATGATCTTACAGGAAATGTTTTTCCTGCTTATACAATGGAAAGGAGAGCGCAGCAGAAAAAGCGCAGAAAGAATCTATGAAAAATAA
- a CDS encoding TasA family protein → MKKILLLTGVLCLASVGGVSAYLTDYDKVSNQFTVGKVDVELTEDNWKPDDHKKIEPGKVISKDPRIKNTGINDAYAYLEVSIPTANVIAAADNGSRLEKRVQELFSFQSKASWTKLNSQKVGNNQVYVFAYNKILKPQETTESLFDTVKFLNIIEGQLDGQQLEIPVRAYAIQASYTGGDAENVVEQARSAYQKYVDQNKNQPGQVTE, encoded by the coding sequence ATGAAAAAAATTTTACTTCTGACAGGTGTTTTATGTCTGGCTTCAGTTGGTGGAGTATCCGCATATCTGACAGACTATGATAAGGTTTCCAATCAGTTTACAGTAGGAAAGGTAGATGTGGAACTGACAGAAGATAACTGGAAACCTGATGACCATAAAAAGATAGAGCCGGGAAAGGTAATCAGTAAAGATCCAAGGATTAAAAATACCGGAATTAATGATGCTTATGCATATCTGGAAGTTTCAATACCGACAGCAAATGTGATTGCGGCGGCAGATAATGGAAGCCGGCTGGAAAAAAGGGTACAGGAACTTTTTTCATTTCAGTCAAAAGCCAGCTGGACAAAACTGAATTCACAGAAGGTTGGAAATAATCAGGTATATGTTTTTGCGTATAATAAAATTCTGAAACCGCAGGAAACAACAGAATCGCTATTTGACACGGTGAAATTCCTGAATATCATTGAAGGACAGCTGGATGGTCAGCAGTTGGAAATTCCGGTAAGAGCTTATGCAATCCAGGCATCCTACACCGGAGGTGATGCTGAGAATGTGGTTGAACAGGCAAGAAGTGCATATCAGAAATATGTAGATCAGAACAAAAACCAGCCGGGACAAGTTACAGAATAA
- a CDS encoding 2-isopropylmalate synthase, which translates to MKNVTKYQRQYYMPPMKCMKWAEKEYVDKAPIWCSVDLRDGNQALVIPMSLEQKIEFFKLLVKIGFKEIEVGFPAASETEYTFVRTLIEQNLIPDDVTIQVLTQAREHIIRKTFEAVKGAPKAIVHVYNSTSVAQREQVFKKSKEEILKIAVDGAKLLKELADETEGNFQFEYSPESFTGTEPEYALEVCNAVLDVWQPTPENKAIINLPVTVELSMPHVYASQIEYMSENMKYRENVILSQHPHNDRGCGVADSELGLLAGADRVEGTLFGNGERTGNVDVVTLAMNMFAQGVDPELDFSDMPHICEVYEACTGMKVDERSPYSGALVFAAFSGSHQDAIAKGMHWRDEKDPNRWTVPYLPIDPTDVGRNYDADVIRINSQSGKGGVGYILETKYGLNLPPKMREAMGYAAKAVSDHCHKELHPDEIFNLFKSTFENVVEPYSIDEVHFQQKDGGITTQVTSTFNGKTITTEATGNGRLDAVSNALKKAYEMKFTLVTYQEHALEKSSSSKAIAYVGIQKPDGTLSWGAGVDPDIIRASIDALVTAINNR; encoded by the coding sequence ATGAAAAACGTAACAAAATACCAGAGACAGTATTATATGCCGCCAATGAAATGTATGAAATGGGCAGAGAAGGAATATGTGGACAAAGCTCCGATCTGGTGCAGCGTAGACCTTCGTGACGGAAACCAGGCACTGGTCATTCCGATGAGTCTGGAACAGAAAATCGAGTTTTTCAAACTTCTTGTAAAAATCGGATTTAAAGAAATTGAGGTAGGTTTTCCGGCAGCTTCTGAAACAGAGTATACATTTGTACGTACACTGATCGAGCAGAATCTTATTCCGGATGATGTAACGATTCAGGTTCTGACACAGGCAAGAGAACACATTATCCGTAAGACTTTTGAGGCGGTCAAAGGTGCGCCGAAGGCAATCGTGCATGTCTATAATTCAACATCTGTAGCACAGCGTGAGCAGGTATTCAAAAAATCAAAAGAAGAGATCCTGAAAATTGCTGTCGATGGTGCCAAGCTTCTGAAAGAACTGGCTGATGAAACAGAGGGAAATTTCCAGTTTGAATACAGCCCGGAAAGTTTTACCGGAACAGAACCTGAATATGCACTGGAAGTATGTAATGCAGTTCTTGATGTATGGCAGCCAACACCGGAGAATAAGGCAATCATTAATCTGCCTGTAACTGTAGAACTGTCTATGCCACATGTGTATGCGAGTCAGATTGAATACATGAGTGAGAATATGAAATACCGTGAAAATGTAATTCTTTCTCAGCATCCACATAATGACCGTGGATGTGGCGTTGCAGATTCTGAACTTGGTCTGCTTGCTGGTGCAGACAGAGTAGAAGGTACGCTGTTTGGAAACGGAGAGCGTACAGGAAATGTGGATGTAGTGACACTTGCCATGAATATGTTTGCACAGGGAGTTGATCCGGAACTGGATTTCTCTGATATGCCACATATCTGTGAAGTATACGAAGCATGTACCGGAATGAAAGTGGATGAAAGAAGTCCATACAGTGGAGCATTGGTATTTGCGGCATTCTCAGGATCTCATCAGGATGCAATTGCAAAAGGAATGCACTGGAGAGATGAAAAAGATCCGAATCGCTGGACGGTACCATATCTGCCGATCGATCCGACTGATGTTGGAAGAAACTACGATGCAGATGTTATTCGTATCAACAGTCAGTCGGGTAAAGGTGGAGTTGGCTATATCCTGGAAACAAAATACGGCCTGAACCTGCCGCCTAAGATGCGTGAAGCTATGGGGTATGCAGCAAAAGCTGTTTCCGATCACTGTCATAAAGAACTCCATCCAGATGAAATCTTTAATCTGTTTAAATCTACATTTGAGAATGTTGTAGAACCATATAGTATCGATGAAGTGCATTTCCAACAGAAAGATGGAGGCATTACGACACAGGTAACATCTACCTTTAACGGAAAGACTATTACTACAGAGGCAACCGGAAACGGACGCCTGGATGCAGTCAGCAATGCACTGAAGAAAGCATACGAAATGAAATTTACACTGGTAACCTATCAGGAGCATGCACTCGAAAAGAGCAGTAGTTCCAAGGCAATCGCATATGTAGGTATCCAGAAACCGGACGGAACACTTTCCTGGGGTGCTGGCGTTGATCCGGATATCATTCGTGCATCCATTGATGCGTTGGTAACTGCAATCAACAACCGATAA
- a CDS encoding FAD binding domain-containing protein, with protein MLKIKSYVKVKSIAEAYELNQKKTALVLGGMVWLKMGNRNISTAIDLSGLGLDTVQETDDEFVIGCMTPLRELEINKRLNEYTHGAVRESLRHIVGVQFRNCATIGGSIWGRYGFSDVLTMFLAMDTWVELYDAGRIPLTEFVNRKKDNDILVNIIVRKQPLLVCYMSQRNSKTDFPVLTCTASLIGEEARTVIGARPARAVVVEDKESILKNFKHMTNKQRREAIEKFAEYAAEHVTTAGNMRASAEYRTLLVKVLIRRTWEAVGGMKNEY; from the coding sequence ATGCTAAAGATTAAGAGCTATGTGAAAGTAAAAAGCATTGCAGAAGCGTATGAACTGAATCAGAAAAAAACAGCACTGGTTCTTGGCGGTATGGTCTGGCTGAAGATGGGAAATCGTAATATTTCTACAGCAATCGATCTTTCCGGCCTGGGGTTGGATACAGTGCAGGAAACAGATGATGAGTTTGTGATCGGCTGCATGACACCGTTGAGAGAACTTGAAATAAATAAGAGACTGAATGAGTATACACATGGAGCAGTCAGAGAAAGTCTGCGTCATATAGTTGGCGTACAGTTTCGAAACTGTGCAACAATTGGAGGAAGTATCTGGGGACGGTATGGATTCTCAGATGTACTGACAATGTTTCTGGCAATGGATACATGGGTGGAATTGTATGATGCAGGAAGAATTCCACTGACAGAATTTGTAAACCGCAAAAAAGATAATGATATTCTTGTGAATATCATTGTACGTAAACAGCCGTTGCTTGTCTGTTATATGAGTCAGCGAAATTCAAAGACGGATTTTCCGGTACTGACTTGTACGGCGTCGCTGATCGGTGAGGAAGCGAGAACTGTTATTGGCGCAAGACCAGCACGTGCGGTTGTTGTGGAAGATAAGGAAAGTATCCTTAAAAATTTCAAGCATATGACCAACAAACAGCGCAGAGAAGCGATTGAAAAGTTTGCTGAATATGCGGCAGAACATGTGACTACAGCAGGTAATATGCGGGCTTCCGCAGAATACAGGACTCTTCTGGTAAAGGTATTGATAAGAAGAACCTGGGAAGCAGTAGGAGGAATGAAGAATGAATATTAG
- a CDS encoding (2Fe-2S)-binding protein has protein sequence MNISFWLNGVYRQEEIEPGMLLIDFLREKGCYSVKRGCETANCGLCTVLVEDRPILSCSTLAARIDGKKVVTMEGMQREAQEFGSFLANEGAEQCGFCNPGFIMNVFAMLHEIKEPTEEQIKEYLAGNLCRCSGFVSQTTSILKFLKYKKAQEDA, from the coding sequence ATGAATATTAGTTTCTGGCTGAACGGAGTTTACCGACAGGAAGAAATTGAGCCTGGAATGTTGCTGATTGATTTTTTGAGAGAAAAAGGATGTTACAGCGTCAAAAGAGGCTGCGAAACTGCAAACTGTGGACTTTGTACAGTGCTGGTTGAAGACAGACCGATTCTTTCATGTTCCACATTGGCTGCTCGTATTGATGGAAAAAAAGTAGTGACGATGGAAGGAATGCAGAGAGAAGCACAGGAATTCGGGAGCTTTCTTGCAAATGAGGGCGCAGAACAGTGTGGCTTCTGTAATCCTGGATTTATTATGAATGTATTTGCCATGCTTCATGAGATCAAAGAGCCGACGGAAGAACAGATTAAGGAATATCTTGCCGGAAATCTGTGCAGATGTTCCGGGTTTGTTTCTCAGACAACAAGTATCCTCAAGTTTTTAAAATATAAAAAAGCACAGGAGGACGCATAA
- a CDS encoding xanthine dehydrogenase family protein molybdopterin-binding subunit: MKYVNQPVRKTDAMSLVTGKPVYTDDLAPKDCLIVKILRSPHANAWVEEIKTGNAEKVAGIACVLTYKDVPQKRFTLAGQTAPEMSPDDRLILDRHVRFIGDAVAIVAGETEDAVDKALKRIKVQYRVEAPVLDMHKAKDNPILVHPEEDWKLKIPLGGDHKRNLCATALEEHGDVDKVLSECKYTVEHTYHTRANQQTMMETFRTACYMDHFGRLIVLSSTQIPFHVRRIVGRALDIPASKVRVIKPRIGGGFGAKQTSVSEIYPAIVTWKTGRPSKMIFSRYESMICSSPRHEMEITVRAGADENGIIRAIDVYTLSNTGAYGEHSSTTVGLSGHKSIGLYRHTEAYRFAFDVVYTNVQAAGAYRGYGATQGIFAVESAVNELAHKMGMDPVRIKELNMPVEGGPLPGYPDVPYAQSCTMDKCMARAKEMMDWDSKYPFRDMGNGKVRGVGVAMAMQGSSIAGVDVGGADIKLNEDGSYTLALGCTDMGTGCDTIMAQIAADCLETPMENIVVFSVDTDISPYDSGSYASATTYTTGMAVMKACKELRGKICEVGAQMLGTDVDKVAFDGSYVFVDEDEEEEKKVSLEQVALKGTFFNNIELQVVKQHSSPLSPPPFMVGMAEVEVDTETGEVDVLDYVAVVDCGTPINPNLARVQTEGGIAQGIGMALFEDVQYTDKGKIRNNSFMQYKIPTRMDIGKIRVDFESSYEESGPFGAKSIGELVIDTPCPALAEAIYNATGVRVRELPITPEKIAMGILKKKGTDENS, from the coding sequence ATGAAATATGTAAATCAGCCTGTACGTAAAACAGACGCAATGTCGCTGGTGACAGGAAAACCAGTTTATACGGATGATCTGGCACCAAAGGACTGCCTGATCGTTAAGATATTAAGAAGTCCGCATGCAAATGCATGGGTAGAAGAGATCAAGACCGGAAATGCAGAAAAAGTTGCAGGTATCGCATGTGTTCTTACTTATAAAGATGTTCCACAGAAGCGTTTTACTCTGGCAGGACAAACTGCACCGGAAATGAGCCCGGATGATCGCCTGATTCTGGATCGTCATGTTCGATTTATCGGAGATGCGGTTGCAATTGTAGCAGGAGAGACAGAAGATGCAGTAGACAAAGCATTAAAAAGAATTAAGGTACAATATCGAGTGGAAGCACCAGTATTGGATATGCATAAAGCAAAAGATAATCCGATTCTTGTACATCCGGAAGAAGACTGGAAACTAAAGATTCCGCTTGGTGGAGACCATAAGAGAAATCTGTGTGCAACTGCACTGGAAGAGCATGGAGATGTGGACAAGGTGCTCAGCGAATGCAAATACACAGTAGAACATACTTATCATACCAGAGCGAACCAGCAGACTATGATGGAAACCTTCCGTACAGCCTGTTATATGGATCATTTTGGAAGACTGATCGTACTTTCTTCTACGCAGATTCCTTTCCACGTAAGACGAATTGTTGGAAGAGCACTGGATATTCCGGCCTCCAAAGTGCGTGTTATCAAACCACGAATTGGTGGAGGATTTGGAGCAAAACAGACTTCCGTCAGTGAAATTTATCCGGCAATTGTTACATGGAAGACCGGTCGTCCGTCCAAGATGATCTTTTCCAGGTATGAATCTATGATCTGCTCTTCACCACGCCATGAAATGGAAATTACCGTGCGTGCAGGTGCAGATGAAAATGGTATCATTAGAGCAATTGATGTCTATACGTTGTCTAATACGGGGGCTTATGGTGAACACAGTTCTACTACAGTGGGACTGAGCGGACACAAATCAATTGGCCTTTACAGACACACAGAAGCTTATCGTTTTGCATTTGATGTTGTTTATACGAATGTGCAGGCAGCAGGGGCTTATCGTGGATATGGTGCAACGCAGGGAATTTTTGCTGTTGAATCTGCAGTAAATGAGCTGGCTCACAAAATGGGAATGGATCCGGTAAGAATCAAGGAATTAAACATGCCAGTTGAAGGTGGACCGCTTCCGGGTTATCCGGATGTACCTTATGCACAGAGTTGTACGATGGATAAATGTATGGCCAGAGCAAAAGAAATGATGGACTGGGATTCTAAGTATCCATTCCGTGATATGGGAAATGGTAAAGTCCGTGGAGTCGGAGTGGCAATGGCCATGCAGGGATCTTCTATTGCCGGTGTTGATGTTGGTGGTGCAGATATCAAATTGAACGAGGATGGTTCATATACTCTTGCACTTGGATGTACGGATATGGGAACTGGCTGTGATACGATCATGGCGCAGATCGCGGCTGACTGTCTGGAAACTCCGATGGAAAACATTGTTGTATTCAGTGTAGATACTGATATTTCACCATATGATTCAGGATCTTATGCATCCGCCACTACTTATACGACAGGTATGGCAGTCATGAAAGCCTGCAAAGAGCTTCGAGGTAAAATATGTGAAGTTGGTGCACAGATGTTGGGAACAGATGTAGATAAGGTTGCGTTTGACGGTTCGTATGTATTTGTGGATGAGGATGAGGAAGAAGAGAAAAAAGTTTCTCTGGAACAGGTGGCGTTGAAAGGCACTTTCTTTAATAATATTGAACTGCAGGTGGTCAAACAGCATTCTTCACCGTTGTCACCGCCGCCGTTTATGGTTGGCATGGCAGAAGTTGAGGTGGATACGGAGACAGGTGAGGTAGATGTGCTGGATTACGTGGCAGTTGTTGACTGTGGTACCCCAATCAATCCAAATCTGGCACGTGTACAGACAGAAGGTGGCATTGCGCAGGGAATCGGTATGGCCCTTTTTGAAGACGTACAGTATACCGATAAAGGAAAAATCCGAAATAACTCCTTTATGCAGTATAAGATTCCAACCAGAATGGACATCGGAAAGATTCGGGTGGATTTTGAAAGCAGTTATGAAGAGAGTGGGCCGTTTGGAGCAAAATCTATCGGAGAACTTGTGATCGATACACCATGTCCGGCGCTTGCAGAAGCTATTTATAATGCAACCGGAGTACGGGTTCGAGAACTTCCGATCACACCTGAAAAAATAGCGATGGGAATTTTGAAAAAGAAAGGAACAGACGAAAATTCATGA
- a CDS encoding DUF6077 domain-containing protein: MTNMIMGTLLAVGYLVMFWLFGALVPEKFQSGKFPVMCINGFLLYYTLFEIVAFPMKYLCCSLKQLTVIWGCLLILLVLFVIWKRRRVLADSVRTIPGSMQKNISVLILLLVAVGLAVLLGFNINTLSTYDSNNYIGLPVASVYSNTLDRVAPYSGVLLKAPEQFYIMNTDTLQSAIVYQVLNIHPLMERKWSFTIAMVILFEMGLYQCANGFFKKKEAEKTVFVILADLVLLFSYSLGGVSQYFAYRTYEGKAIIAYLYMTVIFGFCLAIYRKETSLWPWCGLFLCGTGGIAFSNSALFIVPCMIGATLFPYVLCDGILKRQWHLLKRYIIVLLPSIFWMLLSHLV; encoded by the coding sequence ATGACAAATATGATAATGGGAACCCTGCTGGCGGTGGGATATCTTGTTATGTTCTGGCTGTTTGGAGCACTGGTCCCAGAAAAGTTCCAGTCAGGGAAATTTCCGGTTATGTGTATTAACGGATTTTTGCTTTATTATACGCTGTTTGAGATTGTGGCATTTCCAATGAAATATCTGTGCTGTTCGCTGAAGCAGCTGACGGTAATCTGGGGATGCCTGCTGATCCTTCTCGTTCTCTTTGTAATATGGAAAAGACGGAGAGTTCTGGCAGACAGTGTCAGGACAATACCGGGCAGTATGCAAAAGAATATATCCGTGCTTATTCTGTTGCTGGTAGCAGTAGGACTCGCAGTGTTGCTTGGATTTAATATCAATACACTGTCAACTTATGATTCAAACAATTATATTGGACTGCCGGTGGCATCTGTGTATTCTAATACACTGGACAGAGTGGCACCTTATTCGGGAGTCCTGTTGAAGGCACCGGAGCAGTTCTATATTATGAATACAGATACGCTGCAGAGTGCAATTGTTTATCAGGTACTGAATATTCATCCACTTATGGAACGTAAATGGAGCTTTACGATTGCGATGGTGATTCTTTTTGAGATGGGACTGTATCAGTGTGCGAATGGATTTTTTAAGAAAAAGGAAGCAGAAAAAACAGTGTTTGTGATACTGGCAGATCTGGTGCTTTTGTTTTCGTACAGTCTTGGTGGGGTTTCTCAGTATTTTGCATATCGAACCTATGAAGGAAAAGCAATCATTGCATATCTGTATATGACTGTGATTTTTGGATTCTGTCTGGCAATATACAGAAAGGAGACGAGTCTGTGGCCATGGTGCGGACTGTTTCTGTGTGGAACAGGTGGAATTGCGTTCAGTAATTCTGCGCTGTTTATTGTGCCATGCATGATCGGAGCTACATTATTTCCGTATGTTTTATGTGATGGAATACTGAAAAGACAGTGGCATCTGCTGAAAAGATATATAATTGTGTTGTTGCCGTCAATATTTTGGATGCTGCTCAGCCATTTGGTATAA
- a CDS encoding SH3 domain-containing protein, with product MDNFREWLSDNLRYFMLGGVILIIVAVLFFSIRACTGSGKGTSDGEQTTAQDNSQGNDPSSPEDDGETNDGKKEEDTNPLEDGSEEVTALMNSYYKALGEKDITTLRTLVNNLTPSDESRITNAKDYIEGYQVSKVYMKKGMDDNSYVVYTKGSFICKGIDTPAPSLWSSYVVKDSDGTYRILGDLEQNTTVSTYMDSLKSDEDVKKLTAEVQAEYEQAQKDDTALAQFLDGLGEEADTSSSETSADGTMLTVTEGCNVRAEANSDSEIIGGLDEGDQVQKMGQEGDWIQIEYDGQTGYVYSGLLQ from the coding sequence TTGGATAATTTCAGGGAATGGTTATCAGATAACCTTCGCTATTTTATGCTTGGCGGAGTGATTTTGATAATCGTAGCTGTATTGTTCTTTAGCATACGTGCTTGCACCGGAAGTGGAAAGGGGACTTCGGATGGAGAACAAACTACAGCACAGGACAACAGCCAGGGAAATGATCCTTCTTCTCCGGAAGATGATGGGGAGACAAACGACGGGAAGAAAGAAGAAGACACGAATCCCTTGGAGGATGGCAGTGAAGAAGTTACTGCACTTATGAACAGCTACTACAAGGCTTTAGGGGAAAAAGATATTACGACATTAAGAACACTGGTAAATAATCTGACACCTTCTGATGAATCCAGAATCACAAATGCAAAGGATTATATTGAAGGATATCAAGTCAGCAAAGTGTATATGAAGAAAGGGATGGACGACAATTCGTATGTTGTATATACGAAAGGAAGTTTCATCTGTAAGGGGATTGATACACCGGCACCGTCTCTTTGGAGTTCTTATGTTGTAAAAGACAGCGATGGTACCTATAGAATTTTGGGTGACCTTGAACAGAACACAACAGTTTCCACTTATATGGATTCGCTGAAATCTGATGAAGATGTAAAGAAGCTTACAGCTGAGGTGCAGGCAGAATATGAGCAGGCACAGAAGGATGATACAGCTCTTGCACAGTTCCTTGACGGACTGGGTGAAGAAGCAGATACTTCTTCTTCTGAGACGAGTGCAGACGGCACAATGCTGACAGTTACAGAAGGGTGTAATGTCAGAGCTGAAGCAAATAGTGACAGTGAAATTATTGGTGGTCTTGACGAAGGGGATCAGGTTCAGAAAATGGGACAGGAAGGTGACTGGATCCAGATTGAATATGATGGTCAGACCGGATATGTATACAGTGGATTGCTTCAGTAA
- a CDS encoding N-acetylmuramoyl-L-alanine amidase family protein, producing the protein MSDKKRHLNPLLLLIAILLCLSAGFLFRRTSFDANYKIPARHSSVIKKSKVTPTPVLTQKPKANVSISATPTITVEPSVSPSESISQDETSPEASLGVWTSSGSNWMFMVDGVPYTGWLIDTDGKHYFFDKDGIMQTGWVDDNGKRYYMDLDGIMQTGTITVDDQNYELQADGSLKK; encoded by the coding sequence ATGTCTGATAAGAAACGACACCTGAATCCCCTGCTGCTTCTGATTGCGATTTTATTGTGTCTGTCTGCAGGATTTTTATTCCGTCGAACTTCTTTTGATGCGAATTACAAAATTCCTGCCAGACATTCCTCTGTAATAAAAAAATCCAAGGTCACACCAACGCCTGTTCTTACCCAGAAACCAAAGGCAAACGTCAGCATTTCTGCTACACCGACCATTACGGTCGAGCCTTCTGTCTCTCCTTCTGAATCCATATCACAAGATGAGACATCCCCGGAGGCAAGCCTTGGAGTCTGGACTTCAAGCGGTAGCAACTGGATGTTTATGGTTGACGGTGTTCCTTACACAGGCTGGCTGATCGATACTGACGGCAAACATTATTTCTTTGATAAAGATGGTATCATGCAGACCGGATGGGTGGATGATAATGGCAAACGTTATTACATGGATCTGGATGGCATCATGCAGACCGGAACGATCACAGTAGATGATCAAAATTATGAACTACAGGCAGACGGTTCTCTAAAAAAATAA